A region of Flavobacterium album DNA encodes the following proteins:
- a CDS encoding MarC family NAAT transporter: MELFIYIFASLFSVINPLGAVPIFVGLTQDDTKKERQRISLWTAINVFLIMVISFYVGQYVLAFFGISIDALRIAGGFIIVNSGFSLLNRKFSKSRGVNKEVETDAQKRNDIALTPLAIPMLAGPGSISLLIAMYQDYKDEIQNQVIACLAMLAVALVIFLIMRSSHYLDRILGASGIVAISRIIGFIVIAIGIQYIASSVVNIVESINFG, encoded by the coding sequence ATGGAGTTATTCATTTACATTTTTGCATCGCTTTTCTCTGTTATTAACCCTCTTGGGGCAGTCCCTATCTTCGTGGGGCTCACCCAGGATGACACCAAAAAAGAGCGCCAGCGCATTTCGCTGTGGACTGCCATAAATGTATTTCTCATCATGGTTATCTCGTTCTACGTAGGCCAGTATGTACTTGCCTTCTTTGGCATCAGCATCGATGCGTTGCGTATCGCGGGCGGGTTTATAATCGTGAATTCCGGTTTCTCGCTACTCAATAGGAAATTCAGCAAAAGCCGCGGCGTGAACAAGGAAGTGGAGACCGATGCCCAAAAACGAAACGATATAGCCCTTACCCCACTGGCCATCCCGATGCTTGCCGGCCCGGGTTCCATATCGCTGCTCATAGCCATGTACCAGGATTATAAGGACGAAATTCAAAACCAGGTCATTGCCTGCCTTGCGATGTTGGCTGTAGCGCTGGTTATCTTCCTTATTATGCGAAGCTCCCATTACCTTGACAGGATATTAGGAGCCTCGGGAATTGTTGCCATATCAAGGATAATCGGGTTTATAGTCATCGCAATCGGTATCCAGTATATTGCAAGTTCTGTAGTGAATATCGTGGAGTCCATCAATTTCGGGTAG
- a CDS encoding SIMPL domain-containing protein has product MKKFLLSVFILGCINATAQISGNQAYNENNNYYGGGRQNQTPQNSISASGDQFTISTRVLMNVRPDVLVVTLGINHESKTVKGCNEGIKKRIDGFVKEARSLGVKESDIYIDFISQTRIYDYEVGETRAVQKETGFEVKKNIIVRLTNVKAFNQLTDIASEFAIYDIVKAEYINENVDALYAKLFDEAVKSIDNKKQKYVKAFKATLSDDFNIIQDSYYSVQPRTQYQKYSAFESSEVNYVTNDQQYVRKEARKAKTFYYQGIDTSSFDKVINPSDPEVCLQYVVEMKIVYHIKK; this is encoded by the coding sequence ATGAAAAAATTCCTTCTTTCAGTTTTCATTCTCGGATGTATCAATGCCACCGCCCAGATAAGCGGCAACCAGGCCTACAATGAAAACAATAACTACTATGGCGGCGGCCGGCAAAACCAAACGCCCCAAAATTCCATCTCTGCAAGCGGCGACCAGTTTACCATATCTACCCGCGTGCTTATGAATGTGCGGCCCGATGTGCTGGTGGTAACACTGGGCATCAACCATGAATCCAAAACAGTTAAGGGATGCAACGAAGGCATCAAAAAACGTATTGATGGCTTTGTAAAGGAAGCCAGGTCCTTAGGTGTAAAAGAATCGGATATTTATATCGACTTTATATCGCAGACCAGGATATACGATTATGAGGTGGGCGAAACCAGGGCCGTGCAAAAGGAGACCGGCTTTGAGGTAAAGAAGAATATTATCGTGCGGCTTACTAACGTAAAAGCATTTAACCAGCTTACCGATATAGCTTCCGAATTTGCTATATATGATATTGTAAAGGCGGAATATATCAATGAGAATGTCGACGCGCTGTATGCCAAATTATTTGACGAGGCAGTAAAATCCATTGATAATAAAAAGCAAAAGTATGTAAAGGCATTTAAGGCAACGTTGTCGGATGATTTCAATATCATACAGGACAGCTACTACAGCGTCCAGCCCCGCACACAATACCAGAAATACAGCGCATTCGAATCTTCTGAGGTAAACTATGTGACTAACGACCAGCAGTATGTGCGAAAAGAAGCAAGAAAGGCAAAAACTTTCTACTACCAGGGAATCGATACCTCATCATTCGATAAGGTCATTAATCCGTCCGACCCTGAGGTTTGCCTGCAGTATGTAGTAGAAATGAAGATCGTGTATCACATCAAGAAGTAG